A region from the Linepithema humile isolate Giens D197 chromosome 1, Lhum_UNIL_v1.0, whole genome shotgun sequence genome encodes:
- the LOC105671177 gene encoding L-xylulose reductase-like isoform X1, with translation MLHNFEGKRVLLYGADDHLSKELARRLIVCNAEVLVMCKDPANIVWLMNCLNGIHGFIIPENWTSTRETIQEILPIDLLINNICINDVSPVLDITPEKYDSSFNTNVKAVLNVSQIVARSMIEAKKGGCIVNISSLAGHIAIKDHALFCSSMAALNMLTKSMALELGPFNIRVNSVNPTFNLIENKIALNLAIPQNAYKILDRVPIGRFAEITEIVEPILCLLSEEISSMITGVCLPIDGGFLAA, from the exons AAGGAAAACGTGTACTCCTGTATGGTGCTGATGATC ATCTCAGCAAAGAATTAGCGCGAAGGCTTATAGTGTGTAACGCAGAAGTATTGGTAATGTGTAAAGATCCAGCAAACATAGTGTGGCTAATGAATTGCTTGAATGGAATTCATGGATTTATCATTCCTGAAAATTGGACATCAACCCGGGAAACTATTCAGGAAATCCTGCCAATAGATTTATTGATCAACAATATCTGCATCAACGATGTGTCACCCGTGTTGGACATCACGCCAGAGAAATACGATTCGTCTTTTAATACCAATGTGAAGGCTGTATTGAACGTGTCTCAGATTGTAGCCAGAAGCATGATCGAGGCTAAAAAGGGTGGCTGCATTGTGAATATATCGTCATTGGCCGGTcatattgcaattaaagatCACGCTCTTTTTTGTTCCTCCATGGCAGCTCTTAATATGTTAACgaa GTCAATGGCCCTTGAACTGGGTCCGTTCAATATAAGAGTCAATAGCGTAAATCCCACATTCAatctaatagaaaataagataGCTTTGAATTTGGCCATTCCACAGAATGCATATAAGATACTCGACAGAGTTCCTATTGGCCGATTTGCtg AAATTACAGAAATAGTGGAACCCATTCTTTGCTTATTGAGCGAGGAAATTAGTTCAATGATCACCGGCGTCTGCTTGCCTATAGACGGCGGTTTTTTAGCTGCATAG